A region from the Pectinophora gossypiella chromosome 29, ilPecGoss1.1, whole genome shotgun sequence genome encodes:
- the LOC126379503 gene encoding uncharacterized protein LOC126379503 isoform X2: MPTDKKMTVLVTDGVFTDMPIIKAELRRQPSEGKDAYEFSVEIETDLMKGDAKKEIPSARNKGDETETDAVKTQIEDHVKNKTYIKIGKSKIVVTDTTDEEKHKKTKRKKVIVTKKSKKTKSKSSERDTNDKKRRFKVVKPPDETTNEVEQELFVIKNSEDLPVTHLDKWINEDLPQDSESQSVTESVEVKKKPVKNKSKLKKRKQKPFKLYKIKMAEDPNKPEVQRPFRGYRSTKQGFLQEDLINETSRVLNVVYDANGEPMNHVVIESYSYIPTKRKPLLNLRALNTGEIASTTPNFLQLIRSNAPETVQTQNPGGINNPSLIRYECQSTTSCKTAQPVVLTSLTTASNFNLNSTTISTVNEPTQEVKVNLQNVLNRMAESQMLENITNILLEKLYDKMSTKTLDSDKDENSVEKIEILLDQTDPDNNEGVVNDPNMMRMLSRFKSFNRNKGLFLS; the protein is encoded by the exons atgccaacggataagaaaatgacag ttTTAGTAACTGACGGTGTGTTCACGGATATGCCAATAATAAAGGCGGAGTTAAGG CGCCAACCTTCAGAAGGAAAAGATGCCTACGAATTTAGTGTAGAAATAGAAACGGATTTGATGAAAGGAGatgcaaaaaaagaaattcCATCAGCAAGAAACAAAGGAGACGAGACAGAAACAGACGCTGTAAAGACACAAATCGAAGACCacgtgaaaaataaaacatacataaaaataggCAAATCGAAAATCGTTGTAACAGACACTACAGACGAAGAAAAGCACAAAAAAACGAAACGTAAAAAGGTTATCgttacaaaaaaatcaaaaaagacAAAATCTAAAAGCAGCGAAAGGGATACCAATGATAAAAAACGTAGATTCAAAGTTGTAAAACCACCAGATGAAACTACAAATGAGGTTGAACAGGAACTGTTTGTAATCAAAAATAGTGAAGACCTACCCGTCACACACTTGGATAAATGGATCAACGAAGATTTACCACAAGACAGCGAATCACAGTCGGTTACAGAAAGCGTTGAAGTAAAAAAGAAACCTGtcaaaaataagtcgaaatTGAAGAAACGCAAACAAAAACCGTTTAAGTTGtacaaaatcaaaatggccgaggATCCGAACAAGCCTGAAGTCCAAAGACCGTTTCGAGGATATCGTTCAACGAAGCAAGGTTTCCTACAAGAAGACTTAATAAATGAGACTTCAAGGGTCCTGAATGTAGTCTATGATGCAAATGGAGAGCCCATGAATCATGTTGTAATAGAATCATATAGCTACATACCGACGAAACGAAAGCCCTTGTTAAATCTTAGGGCTTTAAACACTGGAGAAATTGCGAGCACTACCCCAAATTTCCTACAATTAATCCGTTCAAACGCGCCTGAAACTGTCCAAACGCAGAATCCAGGCGGAATCAACAATCCCTCTTTAATACGATATGAATGTCAATCCACGACGTCTTGTAAAACCGCTCAGCCTGTAGTATTAACATCTTTAACAACAGCTagtaatttcaatttaaattcaaCAACCATTTCAACTGTCAATGAACCCACGCAGGAAGTGAAAGTAAATTTACAAAATGTGCTTAACAGAATGGCGGAATCGCAAATGTTAGAGAATATTACCAATATACTCCTAGAGAAACTGTACGACAAAATGTCTACTAAAACCTTGGATTCGGATAAAGATGAAAATTCAGTGGAGAAAATTGAAATTCTTCTGGATCAAACCGATCCTGACAATAATGAAGGAGTTGTTAATGATCCCAATATGATGAGGATGTTAAGCAGATTTAAAAGCTTTAACCGTAATAAAgggttatttttgtcatag
- the LOC126379503 gene encoding uncharacterized protein LOC126379503 isoform X3, whose product MPIIKAELRRQPSEGKDAYEFSVEIETDLMKGDAKKEIPSARNKGDETETDAVKTQIEDHVKNKTYIKIGKSKIVVTDTTDEEKHKKTKRKKVIVTKKSKKTKSKSSERDTNDKKRRFKVVKPPDETTNEVEQELFVIKNSEDLPVTHLDKWINEDLPQDSESQSVTESVEVKKKPVKNKSKLKKRKQKPFKLYKIKMAEDPNKPEVQRPFRGYRSTKQGFLQEDLINETSRVLNVVYDANGEPMNHVVIESYSYIPTKRKPLLNLRALNTGEIASTTPNFLQLIRSNAPETVQTQNPGGINNPSLIRYECQSTTSCKTAQPVVLTSLTTASNFNLNSTTISTVNEPTQEVKVNLQNVLNRMAESQMLENITNILLEKLYDKMSTKTLDSDKDENSVEKIEILLDQTDPDNNEGVVNDPNMMRMLSRFKSFNRNKGLFLS is encoded by the exons ATGCCAATAATAAAGGCGGAGTTAAGG CGCCAACCTTCAGAAGGAAAAGATGCCTACGAATTTAGTGTAGAAATAGAAACGGATTTGATGAAAGGAGatgcaaaaaaagaaattcCATCAGCAAGAAACAAAGGAGACGAGACAGAAACAGACGCTGTAAAGACACAAATCGAAGACCacgtgaaaaataaaacatacataaaaataggCAAATCGAAAATCGTTGTAACAGACACTACAGACGAAGAAAAGCACAAAAAAACGAAACGTAAAAAGGTTATCgttacaaaaaaatcaaaaaagacAAAATCTAAAAGCAGCGAAAGGGATACCAATGATAAAAAACGTAGATTCAAAGTTGTAAAACCACCAGATGAAACTACAAATGAGGTTGAACAGGAACTGTTTGTAATCAAAAATAGTGAAGACCTACCCGTCACACACTTGGATAAATGGATCAACGAAGATTTACCACAAGACAGCGAATCACAGTCGGTTACAGAAAGCGTTGAAGTAAAAAAGAAACCTGtcaaaaataagtcgaaatTGAAGAAACGCAAACAAAAACCGTTTAAGTTGtacaaaatcaaaatggccgaggATCCGAACAAGCCTGAAGTCCAAAGACCGTTTCGAGGATATCGTTCAACGAAGCAAGGTTTCCTACAAGAAGACTTAATAAATGAGACTTCAAGGGTCCTGAATGTAGTCTATGATGCAAATGGAGAGCCCATGAATCATGTTGTAATAGAATCATATAGCTACATACCGACGAAACGAAAGCCCTTGTTAAATCTTAGGGCTTTAAACACTGGAGAAATTGCGAGCACTACCCCAAATTTCCTACAATTAATCCGTTCAAACGCGCCTGAAACTGTCCAAACGCAGAATCCAGGCGGAATCAACAATCCCTCTTTAATACGATATGAATGTCAATCCACGACGTCTTGTAAAACCGCTCAGCCTGTAGTATTAACATCTTTAACAACAGCTagtaatttcaatttaaattcaaCAACCATTTCAACTGTCAATGAACCCACGCAGGAAGTGAAAGTAAATTTACAAAATGTGCTTAACAGAATGGCGGAATCGCAAATGTTAGAGAATATTACCAATATACTCCTAGAGAAACTGTACGACAAAATGTCTACTAAAACCTTGGATTCGGATAAAGATGAAAATTCAGTGGAGAAAATTGAAATTCTTCTGGATCAAACCGATCCTGACAATAATGAAGGAGTTGTTAATGATCCCAATATGATGAGGATGTTAAGCAGATTTAAAAGCTTTAACCGTAATAAAgggttatttttgtcatag
- the LOC126379503 gene encoding uncharacterized protein LOC126379503 isoform X1 has product MKKLFYIVALVLVTDGVFTDMPIIKAELRRQPSEGKDAYEFSVEIETDLMKGDAKKEIPSARNKGDETETDAVKTQIEDHVKNKTYIKIGKSKIVVTDTTDEEKHKKTKRKKVIVTKKSKKTKSKSSERDTNDKKRRFKVVKPPDETTNEVEQELFVIKNSEDLPVTHLDKWINEDLPQDSESQSVTESVEVKKKPVKNKSKLKKRKQKPFKLYKIKMAEDPNKPEVQRPFRGYRSTKQGFLQEDLINETSRVLNVVYDANGEPMNHVVIESYSYIPTKRKPLLNLRALNTGEIASTTPNFLQLIRSNAPETVQTQNPGGINNPSLIRYECQSTTSCKTAQPVVLTSLTTASNFNLNSTTISTVNEPTQEVKVNLQNVLNRMAESQMLENITNILLEKLYDKMSTKTLDSDKDENSVEKIEILLDQTDPDNNEGVVNDPNMMRMLSRFKSFNRNKGLFLS; this is encoded by the exons ATGAAGAAACTATTTTACATCGTCGCCTTGG ttTTAGTAACTGACGGTGTGTTCACGGATATGCCAATAATAAAGGCGGAGTTAAGG CGCCAACCTTCAGAAGGAAAAGATGCCTACGAATTTAGTGTAGAAATAGAAACGGATTTGATGAAAGGAGatgcaaaaaaagaaattcCATCAGCAAGAAACAAAGGAGACGAGACAGAAACAGACGCTGTAAAGACACAAATCGAAGACCacgtgaaaaataaaacatacataaaaataggCAAATCGAAAATCGTTGTAACAGACACTACAGACGAAGAAAAGCACAAAAAAACGAAACGTAAAAAGGTTATCgttacaaaaaaatcaaaaaagacAAAATCTAAAAGCAGCGAAAGGGATACCAATGATAAAAAACGTAGATTCAAAGTTGTAAAACCACCAGATGAAACTACAAATGAGGTTGAACAGGAACTGTTTGTAATCAAAAATAGTGAAGACCTACCCGTCACACACTTGGATAAATGGATCAACGAAGATTTACCACAAGACAGCGAATCACAGTCGGTTACAGAAAGCGTTGAAGTAAAAAAGAAACCTGtcaaaaataagtcgaaatTGAAGAAACGCAAACAAAAACCGTTTAAGTTGtacaaaatcaaaatggccgaggATCCGAACAAGCCTGAAGTCCAAAGACCGTTTCGAGGATATCGTTCAACGAAGCAAGGTTTCCTACAAGAAGACTTAATAAATGAGACTTCAAGGGTCCTGAATGTAGTCTATGATGCAAATGGAGAGCCCATGAATCATGTTGTAATAGAATCATATAGCTACATACCGACGAAACGAAAGCCCTTGTTAAATCTTAGGGCTTTAAACACTGGAGAAATTGCGAGCACTACCCCAAATTTCCTACAATTAATCCGTTCAAACGCGCCTGAAACTGTCCAAACGCAGAATCCAGGCGGAATCAACAATCCCTCTTTAATACGATATGAATGTCAATCCACGACGTCTTGTAAAACCGCTCAGCCTGTAGTATTAACATCTTTAACAACAGCTagtaatttcaatttaaattcaaCAACCATTTCAACTGTCAATGAACCCACGCAGGAAGTGAAAGTAAATTTACAAAATGTGCTTAACAGAATGGCGGAATCGCAAATGTTAGAGAATATTACCAATATACTCCTAGAGAAACTGTACGACAAAATGTCTACTAAAACCTTGGATTCGGATAAAGATGAAAATTCAGTGGAGAAAATTGAAATTCTTCTGGATCAAACCGATCCTGACAATAATGAAGGAGTTGTTAATGATCCCAATATGATGAGGATGTTAAGCAGATTTAAAAGCTTTAACCGTAATAAAgggttatttttgtcatag
- the LOC126379503 gene encoding uncharacterized protein LOC126379503 isoform X4 encodes MKGDAKKEIPSARNKGDETETDAVKTQIEDHVKNKTYIKIGKSKIVVTDTTDEEKHKKTKRKKVIVTKKSKKTKSKSSERDTNDKKRRFKVVKPPDETTNEVEQELFVIKNSEDLPVTHLDKWINEDLPQDSESQSVTESVEVKKKPVKNKSKLKKRKQKPFKLYKIKMAEDPNKPEVQRPFRGYRSTKQGFLQEDLINETSRVLNVVYDANGEPMNHVVIESYSYIPTKRKPLLNLRALNTGEIASTTPNFLQLIRSNAPETVQTQNPGGINNPSLIRYECQSTTSCKTAQPVVLTSLTTASNFNLNSTTISTVNEPTQEVKVNLQNVLNRMAESQMLENITNILLEKLYDKMSTKTLDSDKDENSVEKIEILLDQTDPDNNEGVVNDPNMMRMLSRFKSFNRNKGLFLS; translated from the coding sequence ATGAAAGGAGatgcaaaaaaagaaattcCATCAGCAAGAAACAAAGGAGACGAGACAGAAACAGACGCTGTAAAGACACAAATCGAAGACCacgtgaaaaataaaacatacataaaaataggCAAATCGAAAATCGTTGTAACAGACACTACAGACGAAGAAAAGCACAAAAAAACGAAACGTAAAAAGGTTATCgttacaaaaaaatcaaaaaagacAAAATCTAAAAGCAGCGAAAGGGATACCAATGATAAAAAACGTAGATTCAAAGTTGTAAAACCACCAGATGAAACTACAAATGAGGTTGAACAGGAACTGTTTGTAATCAAAAATAGTGAAGACCTACCCGTCACACACTTGGATAAATGGATCAACGAAGATTTACCACAAGACAGCGAATCACAGTCGGTTACAGAAAGCGTTGAAGTAAAAAAGAAACCTGtcaaaaataagtcgaaatTGAAGAAACGCAAACAAAAACCGTTTAAGTTGtacaaaatcaaaatggccgaggATCCGAACAAGCCTGAAGTCCAAAGACCGTTTCGAGGATATCGTTCAACGAAGCAAGGTTTCCTACAAGAAGACTTAATAAATGAGACTTCAAGGGTCCTGAATGTAGTCTATGATGCAAATGGAGAGCCCATGAATCATGTTGTAATAGAATCATATAGCTACATACCGACGAAACGAAAGCCCTTGTTAAATCTTAGGGCTTTAAACACTGGAGAAATTGCGAGCACTACCCCAAATTTCCTACAATTAATCCGTTCAAACGCGCCTGAAACTGTCCAAACGCAGAATCCAGGCGGAATCAACAATCCCTCTTTAATACGATATGAATGTCAATCCACGACGTCTTGTAAAACCGCTCAGCCTGTAGTATTAACATCTTTAACAACAGCTagtaatttcaatttaaattcaaCAACCATTTCAACTGTCAATGAACCCACGCAGGAAGTGAAAGTAAATTTACAAAATGTGCTTAACAGAATGGCGGAATCGCAAATGTTAGAGAATATTACCAATATACTCCTAGAGAAACTGTACGACAAAATGTCTACTAAAACCTTGGATTCGGATAAAGATGAAAATTCAGTGGAGAAAATTGAAATTCTTCTGGATCAAACCGATCCTGACAATAATGAAGGAGTTGTTAATGATCCCAATATGATGAGGATGTTAAGCAGATTTAAAAGCTTTAACCGTAATAAAgggttatttttgtcatag